In Archocentrus centrarchus isolate MPI-CPG fArcCen1 chromosome 16, fArcCen1, whole genome shotgun sequence, a single window of DNA contains:
- the nbeal2 gene encoding neurobeachin-like protein 2 isoform X3, which produces MDISQCQLKDVGYLQQWLEAFVASFERLIDVQSLEPRRLEESSSEVPLLPRDVLVFLSTQLWHSALHLTGTAGQNSTPHPLLLIKFFIIVCRNMENIDPEKTPSFVFETIKLLNFCLDQLKKGEGEKSSLQLVVQYGLVLCESLFDPYQTWRRRLAGEEVSLLERNKYKFSPLALPEELPALFHESLQESEKIPEFLTLRLVHLQGAVISGGKKNGLLSITPYSVDDLFSVLRAWCCRTSPEPKDTKLPRLTLQCLTAMIHLLHTSSPVERQVEIRTILENYFQLLNWNRPLSSDREDRQSWEDSLISLQSQMLTAVPEILQCSDRPVLQAIFLNNNCFEHILRLIQNSKLFQSNRRRPEREVVCDLTTRLLTEVEVDQVWEKGSDSITVHALGVLTAIMSNSPNAKEVFKERIGYSQLFDVLKSQGQPTKRLLQELMNMAVEGEHAHAHHLGISNDQPLLLLLQWLPDLSGQRDLQLLVAQWLAAVCGGSLSCRTVAVEAGMVGALLQVLSHPQSLDRQCADALLGLLQDLGSLCLKPEELKSLLRLLRVDQDNGAAVGRVHPYCTRVIRVLSAVAAREGKDSALQYFDLTPPMAGVMVPSIQRWPGSGFAFHAWLCLNMEFPSSHSDFSNNRKPNANSGMGSQHDMGKGPRRKQLYSFFTASGTGLEAFFTMEGVLVVAVCTKKDYMAVALPDCRLTDSCWHSVAIVHIPGRRPFGQNLVNIYIDGELRKTAQLRFPSFSEPFTSCCIGSAGHRTTTTTTSPSLPTSFSSSPSPEFAFPTHAPSLIRSQSFPASFAGGRWGSSGDSTVHTIPAGLQDTEWGTPTSLDGLLGTAFICHEALQQTQARALHAAGPNHVSLFKVDGELSDLNSKLLLYYTPQAFKNQICLDLAPNHHYDGRLTGHRVVIWDIKDVVNVVGGMGVLLPLLEQVCEAEQVYNGGQESSDLLGPELTSSRGSAVMLLPLNKSAEGRLERNSVAAFLLMVKNLIRQHPVNQESLLQCHGPSIIGAMLSKVPGSMMDMNVLMACQLLLEQVFNEGNSLLLQQLYQHLLFNFRIWTKSHFAVCLAHVQYLQSVINKSKQRMRRKYGVQYILDTLRTYYSVEKDGSSLSDDKQTIQTSLFALLKDFLKSPTPEELHSVLAYILTVGEEQQVVRALDVVYELLRGNPPREQVQAVLLEWGVEQLYCLLLNPSFGDEARERVFRVLYKILKSERVSERNKHRIKLKDFGYLGLVCCLDNIPVTMTTVRCLYEQVLATDASPNFRDLLAVACLSHRAELTVRLDVCRKLFHLIYSNEDYVKQLAKQPGWQDVLTKLYVKECYEAHTATIADSSNHTPVETNYRPPLRRDQSLVIEDTRTDIFMSYHTSQDIEDEDEEDEGGQRDISEGFSDLSQSPPSGGGGPLKNFTSSIHFKSFDSVDQGSHSSSTSNPVDIASSHHEEEGRDYHPLSPFGTSPFDLDLGGVGETGAHTPAGSLTNTPSPLEHYKPFPPLRPRKSSSLSNVLDDTSYGTDPPTGDTISNTSNPQQTPEEELCNLLTNIVFSVLWSGRGAEGTEDVVWRERGQVFSVLTKLGSSCQLVRPPDDIKRSLLEMMLESSLSDLRDAQGAFLPFCPSLVRLLRLLQDFLFAEGTNNHALWSEKIFEGVVNLLDKLNAWHSTPGSPGNTELKEMAQIGLRIITGYIQQQHPTVCEMAYLKLHSLLQTVLCLRWEEVCFLLGRIGSPLWPGGVIDSANCGQPETFSHLVPIVRTLLDQHADPVKLQSLLPNLPITNGSTTFAQDLKYYCQTVEWQGFYQQEVQPTMEQYELDTFGRSHDIMSNFWNSCFDDLMSTAFKRDKDRSDSKSKFQEAIVDPCMKRARSENNRYLICQKQSSSQQGVVWLHWKALCRLLTCERGAWANRVQPEVKWKLSNAETYSKMRLKLVPNFNYDPHSDASALRDNMGAESPRGSEPLPLAVAKEAKVSDMEDDQLEEEDLLFLDNMAEGEDESQKEKLVLSEECELITIVAVVPGRLEVTTHHLYFYDGSSEKEETEEGIGFDFKRPLSQLREVHLRRYNLRRSALELFFIDQAHYFINFRKKVRNKVYSRILGLRPPNLFYFGSRSPQELLKASGLTQKWVCREISNFEYLMQLNTIAGRTYNDLSQYPVFPWVLCDYTSAVLDLEDPAVFRDLSKPIGVVNPRHAQNVREKYESFEDPTGTIDKFHYGTHYSNAAGVMHYMIRMEPFTTLHIQLQSGKFDCADRQFHSVAAAWQARMESPADVKELIPEFFYFPEFLQNMNGFDLGQLQISQEPVTDVVLPRWATSREDFIRKHKKALESEHVSNHLHEWIDLIFGCKQRGEEAVNALNVFYYCTYEGAVDLDAIANENERKALEGIISNFGQTPCQLLKEPHPPRMSAENASRRQARLDTLPLNIFEHLQKLRPFKEVVSDGFPVVQAVVPKTQTRSFITQGSDILVTVSSNGLIGTHSWLPYDKNIANYFTFSKDPTMTNPKTQRFLSGPFSPGVDISAQVLVVSNDGRLLFSGGHWDCSLRVTQLGKGKLVGRICRHIDVVTCLALDLCGIYLISGSRDTSCIVWQVLQQGGFSSGLSPRPVQILCGHDQEVTCVAISTELDMAVSGSKDGTVIVHTVRRGQFLRTLRPPNDSCIPAQISKLQVGMEGHIVVQTSLEERSNRKGKYSVYVYSVNSRLLSSFTMEEQVTALHLVSEYVILGTLQGSLHIRDLYSLDALVTPLALRVAVRSVSVTKECSHILVGLEDGKLIVVGAGKPEEVRSGQFSRRLWGSTRRISQVSSGETEYNPTENAGK; this is translated from the exons ATGGACATAAGTCAATGCCAGTTG AAAGATGTGGGCTATCTGCAGCAGTGGCTGGAGGCATTTGTGGCATCCTTTGAGAGGCTCATTGATGTGCAGTCGCTGGAGCCTCGGAG GCTAGAGGAGAGCAGCTCGGAGGTGCCCCTGCTCCCCAGGGACGTCCTGGTGTTCCTTAGCACGCAGCTATGGCACAGTGCGCTACACCTCACCGGTACTGCAGGGCAAAACAGCACCCCACACCCACTGCTCCTCATCAAGTTCTTCATTATTGTTTGCAG GAATATGGAGAACATTGACCCAGAGAAGACCCCTAGTTTTGTTTTCGAGACTATCAAGCTTTTGAATTTCTGTTTAGATCAG TTAAAGAAGGGAGAAGGGGAGAAATCGTCTCTGCAGTTGGTCGTGCAGTATGGACTTGTGCTGTGTGAGAGCCTGTTTGACCCTTATCAGACGTGGAGGAGACGCCTAGCAGG GGAGGAGGTGAGCTTGCTGGAGAGGAACAAGTATAAGTTCTCCCCGCTGGCCTTGCCAGAGGAGCTGCCTGCTCTCTTCCATG AAAGTCTACAGGAGAGCGAGAAGATCCCAGAGTTCCTCACACTCAGATTGGTTCATCTCCAAGGTGCTGTCATCAGTGGAGGAAAG aagaATGGTCTTCTCTCCATCACCCCTTACTCTGTTGATGACCTCTTCTCGGTTCTGCGGGCATGGTGCTGCCGGACCTCCCCTGAACCCAAGGACACCAAACTACCGCGGCTGACTTTGCAGTGCCTGACAGCGATGATCCATCTCCTGCACACCAGCAGCCCTGTGGAGCGCCAGGTGGAGATCAGGACCATCCTAGAGAACTACTTCCAGCTCCTCAACTGGAACCGTCCACTTAGCAGTGACCGGGAAGATAGACAGTCCTGGGAAGACAGCCTGATCTCTCTCCAGAGCCAAATGCTAA CTGCTGTTCCTGAGATCCTGCAGTGCTCTGACAGACCAGTCCTTCAAGCTATCTTCCTGAACAACAACTGCTTTGAACACATCCTCAGACTCATTCAGAACAGCAAG CTCTTTCAGAGCAACAGGCGTAGGCCGGAGCGTGAGGTTGTGTGTGACCTCACCACGCGTTTACTCACTGAGGTCGAAGTGGACCAG GTTTGGGAGAAAGGATCAGACAGCATTACAGTTCATGCCCTGGGAGTCCTCACAGCTATAATGAGTAACTCACCCAATGCTAAG GAGGTTTTCAAGGAGAGGATTGGCTACTCACAGCTGTTTGATGTGCTGAAGAGTCAAGGTCAACCCACCAAAAGGCTTCTGCAAGAGCTGATGAACATG GCAGTGGAGGGTGAGCATGCTCATGCTCATCACCTTGGCATTAGCAACGACCAGCCTTTGCTGTTGCTTCTGCAGTGGCTGCCTGACCTGTCAGGTCAGAGGGACCTCCAGCTGCTGGTGGCCCAGTGGCTGGCTGCTGTTTGTGGTGGCTCCTTGTCTTGTCGCACTGTAGCTGTGGAAGCCGGCATGGTCGGGGCTCTGCTGCAGGTTCTCTCCCACCCTCAGAGTCTGGACAGGCAGTGTGCAGATGCCCTTCTGGGCCTCCTGCAGGACTTGGGCTCTCTATGTCTCAAGCCAGAGGAGCTGAAGAGTCTCCTGAGACTCCTCAGAGTTGACCAGGACAATGGTGCAGCGGTAGGGAGGGTCCACCCCTACTGCACTCGGGTCATACGAGTTCTCTCAGCTGTGGCAGCCAGAGAAGGCAAAGACAGTGCCTTGCAATATTTTGATCTTACACCTCCAATGGCAGGGGTCATGGTGCCCTCAATCCAGCGCTGGCCAGGCAGTGGGTTTGCTTTTCACGCTTGGCTCTGCCTTAACATGGAATTTCCCTCTTCTCACTCAGACTTCTCCAACAACCGTAAACCTAATGCCAATTCTGGCATGGGTTCTCAGCATGACATGGGAAAAGGACCACGCAGGAAACAACTCTACAG TTTCTTCACAGCAAGTGGAACTGGACTGGAAGCCTTCTTCACCATGGAGGGTGTGCTGGTGGTGGCTGTTTGCACTAAGAAAGACTACATGGCTGTTGCTCTGCCAGATTGTCGACTAACTGACTCATGTTGG CATTCAGTGGCTATAGTTCATATCCCAGGCCGCCGTCCTTTTGGTCAGAATTTGGTCAATATCTACATTGATGGAGAGCTGCGTAAAACTGCACAGCTTCGCTTTCCATCTTTCAGTGAG CCTTTTACATCCTGCTGCATCGGCTCTGCAGGCCATCggaccactaccaccaccacctcccccaGTCTGCCCACATCATTTTCCTCCAGTCCGTCACCTGAGTTTGCCTTCCCCACCCATGCCCCCTCCCTCATCCGTTCCCAATCCTTCCCAGCTTCCTTTGCGGGTGGCCGCTGGGGGTCTTCAGGAGACTCCACAGTGCACACAATCCCAGCAGGACTGCAGGACACAGAGTGGGGGACGCCCACATCCCTGGATGGCCTTCTAGGCACTGCCTTCATCTGCCATGAGGCTCTGCAGCAAACTCAAGCAAGAGCTTTACATGCTGCAG GCCCCAATCATGTGTCCTTATTCAAAGTGGATGGAGAGTTGTCTGATCTCAATAGCAAACTGCTGCTCTACTACACTCCACAG gCCTTTAAAAATCAGATATGTCTGGATCTGGCACCCAATCACCATTATGACGGGAGGCTTACAGGACACAGGGTAGTGATCTGGGACATCAAG GATGTTGTAAATGTGGTCGGTGGTATGGGGGTTTTGCTGCCCCTGCTTGAGCAGGTATGTGAGGCTGAACAAGTTTACAATGGCGGTCAGGAGAGCTCAGATTTGCTGGGGCCAGAACTCACTTCCTCCAGAGGCTCTGCTGTAATGCTGCTGCCACTGAACAAATCTGCAG aGGGCAGACTAGAGAGAAACAGTGTTGCTGCATTCCTGCTGATGGTGAAAAACCTAATTCGCCAACACCCTGTTAATCAAGAGAGCCTTCTGCAGTGCCATGGCCCAAGCATCATAGGAGCCATGCTCAGCAAA GTTCCAGGCAGTATGATGGACATGAATGTTTTAATGGCAtgtcagctgctgctggagcaggTTTTCAATGAGGGCAACAGCCTACTTTTACAGCAACTCTACCAGCACCTGCTCTTTAATTTCCGCATCTGGACCAAAAGTCATTTTGCCGTTTGTCTGG CACATGTGCAATACCTGCAGTCTGtgataaacaaaagcaaacaacgGATGAGGAGGAAGTACGGGGTTCAATACATTCTGGACACCCTTCGAACATACTACAG TGTGGAGAAAGATGGCAGCTCTCTGTCTGATGATAAGCAGACCATTCAGACGTCTCTATTTGCCTTGCTGAAAGATTTTCTCAAGTCTCCTACACCAGAGGAGCTTCACAGCGTCCTTGCCTACATTTTGACTGTAGGAGAAGAGCAGCAG GTGGTGAGGGCTTTGGATGTGGTGTATGAGCTCTTGAGGGGCAACCCTCCTCGTGAGCAGGTGCAGGCCGTGCTGCTGGAGTGGGGCGTGGAGCAGCTGTACTGTTTGCTGCTCAATCCAAGCTTTGGGGATGAGGCCAGAGAGAGGGTCTTCAGG GTTTTATACAAGATCCTAAAGAGCGAGCGAGTGTCAGAGCGCAACAAGCACCGCATTAAACTGAAGGATTTTGGCTACCTTGGCCTGGTTTGCTGTCTTGATAACATTCCTGTGACCATGACCACTGTCCGGTGTCTGTACGAGCAGGTCCTCGCTACAG ATGCCAGTCCTAATTTTAGAGACCTCCTGGCTGTGGCGTGCCTGTCCCACCGCGCTGAACTTACAGTCCGACTGGACGTCTGTCGCAAG CTCTTTCATCTGATCTACTCCAACGAGGATTATGTGAAACAGCTCGCGAAGCAGCCCGGCTGGCAGGATGTTCTCACCAAACTCTATGTGAAAGAGTGCTATGAGGCCCACACTGCCACCATCGCAGACTCGAGCAACCACACTCCCGTAGAAACAAACTACCGGCCGCCACTGCGCAGAGATCAGTCCCTGGTCATAGAGGACACACGCACAGACATTTTCATGAGCTACCACACCTCGCAGGATAtcgaggatgaggatgaggaggatgaaggtGGGCAGCGGGACATCTCTGAGGGATTCTCTGATTTATCGCAGTCACCTCCCAGTGGAGGCGGAGGCCCGCTGAAAAACTTCACAAGCTCCATCCATTTTAAGTCGTTTGACTCGGTGGATCAGGGGAGCCACTCATCCTCTACGTCCAATCCAGTTGACATTGCCTCGTCTCACCATGAAGAAGAGGgaagggactaccatccactctCCCCCTTTGGTACATCGCCTTTTGATTTGGATTTGGGGGGCGTGGGAGAGACTGGCGCGCACACACCTGCAGGTAGTCTGACCAACACACCATCTCCTCTAGAGCACTACAAACCATTTCCACCGCTCAGACCAAGGAAGAGCTCCAGTTTGTCCAATGTGCTGGATGACACCAGCTATGGGACAGACCCTCCTACCGGAGATACGATCTCCAATACGTCCAACCCACAG CAGACCCCCGAGGAAGAGCTGTGCAACCTGCTAACCAACATTGTCTTCTCCGTCTTGTGGAGCGGCAGGGGGGCGGAGGGGACGGAGGATGTGGTGTGGAGAGAGCGAGGACAGGTATTTTCTGTTCTCACCAAACTGGGCTCCTCCTGCCAGCTGGTCCGCCCTCCCGATGACATCAAACGCAG TTTGTTGGAGATGATGCTGGAGTCATCACTGTCAGACCTGAGGGACGCCCAGGGAGCATTTCTGCCTTTCTGTCCCAGTCTTGTTCGGCTcctcaggctgctgcaggacTTCCTGTTTGCTGAGGGTACGAACAACCATGCGCTGTGGAGTGAAAAG ATCTTTGAGGGGGTGGTGAACCTGCTGGACAAGTTAAACGCCTGGCATAGTACCCCTGGCAGCCCAGGAAACACCGAACTGAAAGAAATGGCCCAGATCGGCCTGCGTATCATCACCGGATATatccagcagcagcacccaACG GTGTGTGAGATGGCCTATCTTAAGCTCCACAGCCTTCTCCAGACTGTGCTCTGCCTGCGCTGGGAGGAGGTGTGCTTCTTGCTGGGGCGGATTGGTTCCCCCTTGTGGCCTGGTGGTGTAATCGACAGCGCCAACTGCGGACAACCAGAGACTTTCTCCCACCTTGTGCCCATTGTGCGGACGCTGCTTGACCAGCATGCCGACCCCGTCAAACTCCAGAGCCTCCTGCCTAACCTGCCCATCACCAATGGCAGCACCACCTTCGCCCAGGACCTGAAGTATTATTGTCAAACAGTGGAGTGGCAAGGTTTTTACCAGCAGGAG GTTCAACCCACCATGGAGCAGTACGAGCTGGACACATTTGGGAGGAGCCATGACATCATGTCCAATTTCTGGAACTCGTGCTTCGATGACCTGATGAGTACAGCCTTTAAGCGGGACAAAGACAGATCTGACAGCAAATCCAAGTTTCAG GAGGCGATAGTGGATCCCTGCATGAAGCGAGCCAGGAGTGAGAACAACAGGTACCTCATTTGCCAGAAGCAGAGCTCTAGCCAGCAGGGGGTGGTGTGGCTGCACTGGAAGGCTCTCTGCAGGCTTTTGACCTGTGAGAGAGGAGCTTGGGCCAACAG AGTTCAGCCAGAAGTAAAATGGAAATTGTCCAATGCAGAGACCTATTCAAAGATGCGCCTCAAACTTGTGCCCAACTTTAACTATGATCCGCACAGTGATGCCAGCGCCCTGCGGGATAACATGG GAGCTGAAAGCCCCCGTGGCTCTGAACCCCTCCCACTGGCTGTTGCTAAGGAAGCAAAAGTAAGCGACATGGAGGATGATCAGTTAGAAGAAGAGGACCTTCTCTTTTTGGATAACAT GGCGGAGGGAGAAGACGAGagccaaaaagaaaagctgGTGCTGTCTGAAGAGTGCGAGCTCATCACCATCGTGGCAGTTGTTCCCGGTCGGCTGGAGGTTACCACACATCACTTGTACTTCTACGATGGAAGCAGTGAgaaagaggagacagaggagg GAATTGGGTTCGACTTCAAGAGACCTCTGTCACAGCTCAGAGAAGTTCATTTGAGGCGCTACAACCTGCGAAGGTCTGCACTGGAGCTTTTCTTCATTGACCAGGCTCACTACTTCATCAACTTCAGAAAGAAG GTACGAAACAAAGTCTATTCTAGGATACTGGGTCTGCGGCCTCCaaacctgttttactttggctcCCGCTCTCCCCAAGAACTGCTGAAGGCATCTGGGCTCACACAG AAATGGGTATGCCGGGAAATCTCCAATTTTGAGTATTTGATGCAACTGAACACCATTGCTGGACGCACTTACAACGACCTGTCGCAGTATCCTGTG TTCCCCTGGGTCTTGTGTGATTACACCTCTGCTGTTCTGGATCTGGAGGACCCTGCAGTTTTCAGAGATTTATCCAAACCCATAGGTGTGGTCAACCCACGTCATGCACAGAATGTCAGAGAAAA GTATGAGAGCTTTGAGGACCCGACAGGCACCATTGATAAATTCCACTATGGCACACACTACTCGAATGCAGCAGGAGTCATGCACTACATGATCCGCATGGAGCCATTCACCACCCTGCATATCCAGCTGCAGAGTGGCAA gTTTGACTGTGCAGACAGACAGTTCCACTCAGTGGCAGCAGCCTGGCAGGCTCGCATGGAGAGCCCAGCTGATGTCAAAGAGCTCATCCCTGAGTTCTTCTACTTCCCAGAATTCCTGCAGAACATGAATG GCTTTGACCTTGGCCAGTTACAAATATCTCAGGAGCCAGTGACAGATGTTGTGCTGCCTCGCTGGGCAACATCAAGGGAAGACTTTAtcagaaaacacaagaaagcCTTG GAGTCCGAGCATGTGTCCAATCATCTCCACGAGTGGATTGACCTGATCTTTGGTTGTAAGCAGAGAGGCGAAGAGGCGGTGAATGCCCTCAATGTCTTCTACTACTGCACTTATGAGG GTGCAGTAGATCTGGATGCAATAGCCAATGAGAATGAGCGCAAGGCCCTGGAAGGCATCATCAGCAACTTTGGACAGACACCCTGTCAGCTCCTTAAG GAGCCTCATCCTCCTCGGATGTCAGCTGAGAACGCGTCGAGGCGGCAGGCCCGCCTGGACACTCTACCCCTGAATATCTTTGAACATCTCCAAAAACTCCGGCCATTTAAGGAG GTGGTAAGCGATGGCTTTCCTGTGGTCCAAGCTGTGGTACCAAAGACCCAGACTCGCTCCTTCATCACCCAGGGCTCTGATATACTG gTGACTGTCAGTTCCAACGGGTTGATAGGGACACACAGTTGGCTGCCGTATGACAAAAACATCGCCAACTACTTCACCTTCTCTAAAGATCCCACGATGACTAATCCCAA AACTCAGCGTTTCTTGAGCGGACCGTTCTCTCCTGGAGTCGACATCAGTGCTCAGGTGCTGGTCGTGTCAAACGACGGTCGCCTGCTCTTCAGCGGAGGACACTGGGATTGCAGTCTCCGTGTCACCCAGCTGGGGAAAGGCAAGCTGGTTGGCAGGATCTGCCGGCACATCG ATGTCGTTACTTGCTTGGCTCTGGATCTCTGTGGCATCTACCTCATCTCTGGTTCAAGGGACACATCCTGTATAGTGTGGCAGGTTCTACAGCAG GGTGGCTTCTCCAGTGGCTTGTCTCCTCGGCCAGTACAGATTCTCTGTGGACACGACCAGGAGGTAACCTGTGTGGCCATCAGCACTGAACTGGACATGGCTGTCTCGGGCTCAAAG GATGGAACTGTGATAGTGCACACAGTCCGACGAGGCCAGTTCCTGCGAACACTGAGGCCTCCTAATGACAGCTGCATACCCGCCCAAATCTCCAAGCTCCAGGTGGGAATGGAAGGTCACATTGTGGTACAGACGTCTCTGGAGGAACGTTCTAACAGGAAG GGCAAGTACTCCGTTTATGTTTACTCAGTGAACAGCCGTCTGCTCTCCTCTTTCACCATGGAGGAGCAGGTGACTGCACTCCACCTGGTGTCTGAATATGTCATCCTGGGGACTTTGCAAGGCAGCCTCCACATACGGGACTTATACAG CCTGGATGCTTTGGTAACACCCCTGGCCTTGAGGGTTGCTGTGAGGAGTGTGTCTGTCACCAAAGAGTGCAGCCACATCCTAGTGGGACTAGAAGATGGGAAGCTAATTGTGGTGGGGGCTGGGAAGCCAGAGGAG GTTCGCTCAGGACAATTCTCCCGTCGCCTGTGGGGCTCCACACGCCGCATCTCTCAGGTGTCGTCAGGTGAAACTGAGTACAATCCCACAGAGAATGCTGGCAAATGA